The Arachis ipaensis cultivar K30076 chromosome B10, Araip1.1, whole genome shotgun sequence DNA window ATATGTTTTACAGAATCTGATGGCACAATCAAATAGGTCAAACTGAGTGTGAAAGAAGCTATGAAGCCACCTAATGGAAGAAAGATCGTACTCAGGTTTAACAGTGCACTGCAACCAGTTGGGGATGAAGCAGGTCTACTGAGCGGCGTTATGGGACTGCTAGGATCTGACTACACTAAATTCCCAATCTGCGAGAAGGACTAGAGAAAGTTCGCACCAGGGACAAGGTCTATAATGAATGTGTAAAggtaaaatgttatttttatttcctcGTACCATTCCAAACTCATAATTTGAACACTACTGACAACTTAATTTTAATGTTCCAGGAAATGTTCcattttgaagaagatagtaGAGGAATTATCAACCATATAATATTCAAAATGCTAGGAAGGGCTTAGAAGGAAACGAGGAACAGATTATACCATCACTGCTATGACCCAAAACTTTCACTTGAAGAAAATATTGAAAACCGCCCAGATAGAATTACTGCAGACCATTGGAGATGGTTTCTCGATTATCGCAATAGCGAAGAGACACATGTAATATAGTTTTGTTTCATAACAGAAAAAGTCCATTTATGTCACATTGAGTTAGTCAGAACTAGTCTCTAGTAACTCTTAATTTGATGGCATGACAGGAGAAGTGTAAGAAAAATGCTGAGAATCGATCAAAGCAGCTTTACAACCACACTGGCAGATCAAAAAGCTTGGCAAGGCTCGGAGAAGAAGAGGTAATCTAATTTTGGGAATGTTTTTGAACTATCGCTTCCTCTACTTATTCACTTTGTCATCATTATTGGTACAGTCGGAACGACAAGGGAGGAGAGTTAGTAGAGGAGAGTTGTATCTCTTAACGCACAAAAGAGCTAATGGCTCCTATGTCCATGATGCAGCTCGGGCTATTGGAGTAAGTAATGTGTTGAGAATCGGGAAGTAGTTTCTCCTatgttttagtttttaaaattttattggaaGTCTGTGCGGTTAGCGACTAGCTAATAAATGCTTATAATTGGTTATCTATGTGTGTAGGAAAGAATTGAGGCTATTGAGCAACGTGATGAATCCTCTAGACTATTGTCTCAGAATGATTCGCTTGCTCAAACTCTCGAAAAGGAGCACCCGGGTAGGGTGCGTGGCATGGGGTTGGGGCCGACTTCTATTCAAGTCTTCGATATGAATTCCCATCAGCCGAGCAATAATTTTGAAAGGGAGGAGACCCAAAGGGTGCTTCTTGAACTACAAGCAGAGTTGGCAGCagagaaattgaaaaggaaggcAGTAGAGGATGAAGTAGCAGCCGAGAAGACCAAAAGACAGGCagtggaggatgaagtagcagcCGAGAAGACAAAAAGACAGGCAGTGGAGGATGAAGTAACAGCTGGGAAGGTCAGGATGCAGCCAATGGAGAGTGCTTTGATATgtctacttcaagggcaaggtggGAAGCTGCCATCAGACGTTGCCGCATGGATGAGTGCATTGGAGGGACAGAATAGAAAGTAGATCTTAGGATTGtggaactttttttttctttcagatATACACTTTTTTGGTGTTGATTATGCAACTCTTAGTA harbors:
- the LOC110268345 gene encoding uncharacterized protein LOC110268345, which gives rise to MGLGPTSIQVFDMNSHQPSNNFEREETQRVLLELQAELAAEKLKRKAVEDEVAAEKTKRQAVEDEVAAEKTKRQAVEDEVAAEKTKRQAVEDEVTAGKVRMQPMESALICLLQGQGGKLPSDVAAWMSALEGQNRK